The sequence ACCGGTTTATGACTTAACAATGCAATCGGATTGCTCTAACAAATGCGCCTTACCAGGTTTTCTAGAAATCAGATATTCCCGCTCGCACACTACTTGCCTGTGGGTTGTCGACCAGATCGAGGTAAGATTCACTGTTCACATGGTCGTAAGGCGGTGGACGTCAACTGTGAGTGTTTTGACTTAAGCAGAGCCTGCGCTGATTTGGAAACAATGCGCTGTCAGGTCAGATGTATTCTATAGGTCAGGGCACGCCGCATCGTGCagaaattaatcaatgaaCGGCATATTAAGCCATGAAATGACCTACATATTATCAGATTATATCATATACGTCCTGTACACGACCATTTCCAGCCTTGGAATATTTCTATAAACTCTGAGCTCCTGAATAGGAAAACAAAGTCTGAAGTCCAACTTAATGAGACTTCGGATAACTAACATTTTATCGTatatatcatgttttaggtgTTAAAAAATAGTATTGTCCAAATTTTGTTCTGGAAGCACTACCTCAATCAAAATGACTGCAAAGCCGGCACCAGTGGAAAGTTATCTAAAACTAGTCGCTAAGACACCTTCTAACGAAGAAGTGATAGACACTTATAATAATTGGACGGGTACTTATGACACGGTAAGAGACGTCTGTATTTTGAAGAAAACACATCgaatgaaagtgaatatttcattggCGTGTCTTTTGCATTCGTAATTagataatataaatgtataataGATgttaatatgaattaaaaacacAGTGGCAGTTATtgtcttcattttcaatgaaatttgatgatCCACAAGCAATGGTAGTGAATAATGTTTCGTGTATCTTAAATttaaatttgttcattttgcaGGAGCTGACCCCGGATAAATATCGTGGACCACCAACTCTAGCAAAAACGGTAGTAAAATACGTATCGGATAAAAACACACGTATTCTGGACGTGGCCGCTGGCTCTGGGTTATTGGTCGTAGAGGTATTgacaaaaaaatgaagatttcatCTATTTGAATAATATTTGCTAAAtggaaattattttcttaCTTGTCTTGGTCGACATCATTTAGCTAGGTGACATGTGTTAGAATATTGTATTTCGATTTTCTATAATTTAGCTGCGGAAATTGGGTTTTGTCGGGCTCTTTGATGGGTTAGACCCCGCTGTAGAGTTGGCTAAAAAAGCAATTGAGAAGAAACTGTATGAAAAGTATTACCACTTTTTCATAAAACCCGATGAACCGTGCAGTCTAGCTGATGGTAGGCGAATGCGTCTTATTAAAAGACACCCCTGACTTTCGTTTTTTTTGAAATCACGAAATGTTCTATTTTCAGGGTCGTACGACCACATAACGTGTTGCggtgcaataattcctggccATATTCACTATAcaggaattaatgaatttttgcgCTTATGTAAAAAAGGTGAGGGAAAATTCGTTGTACATGTACCAACTATGGACTAAAAAATGTATTCTGTCGTCCATAGTTGtacaaatgattttttatttgatcGACCTTTCTTTACAGAAAAAGAAGAGAGCGATAGGTGTTAGTAAttacatgtatgtatgtacttaaatattttcaggtgGTTATGTGTTTATAGCTATGAAAGGTGGTTACATCCAGCCGGACGGACAGTTCCCCGGATTTGATGATCACTTGAAAAGTCTCGTTGATTCCGGCGTCTGTGACGTCGTAGAACGATTTAATTTCGAAAACTATTTTTTCACTGATGCAGGAGTCTTGCTTGTCTTGCAAAAGAAGTAAATGACTGATAGTCCGAATTTATTCACcaatttttgatgttttacaGTTGGTCTTTAAAGTAAACCcaaaataaagatgatttacatatatttacatatttcttGAAGTGTAATACTTATCATGAAACTGAATCCACTTCTATTGCATCCGGAATCAATGAACGCTTTAATGCCAGTTTACAATCGGGAAATAGCAGTTTGCGTTAAAGGCACTTATTCTAAAAGGTCGACGGATAGTTTTATCAATTGCGGTGTCCCTCAAGGTTCCATCCTGAGCCGCCTGATTTGTTGGAATGTACGACCTTCCTTCATGCTGACAACGCCTCCATACAGATCCAAGTAGAAAACGACAACAGCGTGGTCAGAGTGGTTAGCTTAATATAATGGGGTATATTTTCTAAACCTAGAATTTCAAAGTTATCTTTACAAAGCGTGGTTCTCATGATTATCCGACATTTATCCAAGATAATCCCTCAAACCCCATCCCGATGGCTTTGTGTTGGACGAAAACTTGTCATTTAGTTGCCACGAAGAGCACCTTaagattgaaataaaaaacggCTCCTCTCGACTCTCGAACTCCAAAGCTTAATCAAACCGCACTTTGACCCTGcaatattctaaatcatagtGCTAAAAAGCTTAAATTACAGCGGCCAGACAAGTGTATCAGAAAGATAAGTGTATATGTTTTGCAAAATACAATGCACATGGTGACACAGTAAGCGATATGAACATTTAATGAGATATTCAGTCGAACACGTGGATGTGAACAtaacatatatatgataaatgaTTTAGTTTCTAAATTCGAAGTATTATCTGAAAGATATGTTTATCGTTCTGGCCCACTTGACCTATGCAGTTTTGTACAATCGCCGAAAACCCCATTTTTTGTGTAAAGGTGCATCAGAATGGACGGGAAGTTGGGGCAGATCATGAAAATGGTGTACGACGTTGAATCACCGACTAATGCTGATATCATAAACCACTATAACAACTGGACTGATACATATGAAGAGGTAACATTCTTTTCACATTCACGATCGCCCGTGATTAACGCCTTCAATAATCTAGGATCAAGTTACACAGAACTGAAATCTGGACTGTGATacaaaacaacaaacaaaatgCATAATTTCATAAGTTTGCTAAAATCGTTTGAACGTTCAAATACCATACAAAAAATAAGTTATGcagaaatgtttttcgaaTCATCAATTTGCGAATTTTTTTTCGAGGCGCTTACTGGTCGTCAATCGTCGGAGCTTTAGAAAGACTCAAATTGTTACTATATAATACAGAATGTACACCATGTAATAAGAAcaagcccacttgggacttaagttgCATCCTtccgtccgtccatccgtccgcccgtcgtccgtccgtagacagaatccagtaattgtgagaagttttgaagacgcctcAATGGATTGTCCTCATGAAACagtatttggtttatacatgtatcaaaaACTGGCCCGCAGAATCAAGATGCCTTGTCCACTGAAATCAGTACATTTTTCACATTGTTGaagttttcataaaaattttgaagacgcttcgatcaacTACTTGATCttaatgtatatttatatcccccaagggccctcagcataagaaaatttgggtcgatcggacacAAGATGGCTGTCCAGTGACCTTTCTGTGCCCAAAAAGGAAAtttttttggcctgaattccgAGACCTATAGCCTCATAATGATTGCCATTTACCATTGAAAACTGTGATGGATATTCTTTGGGAAGGTATCGGGTTTTGCGATCAGTCGATTATCTTGATGTTTGATTATCATTAGCGCTGTTAAGGATACATCTCCTCACATGGAATTGGGGTCACCCAATTTTTATTGTCCTTGCCACGAGGAAGAGTTAAATATTGGCCTACAATATTTCCAACATTGTCTAATATAACACTTGAACTACAAccttaaatctaataaaaagAACCCAATAGTTTATCAAACCTGATAAAGGGCGGATTCATTATCAATCTTACCTAAGCCGTTAGtgaatatacatacatattaaATACTTTGTATTTAGTCGAATGTgggaattatttttttttgtgaattgTAGGAGATGGGACCGAAGAATTATCGTGGGCCATCAACTCTAGCAAAAACGATAGTAGAATACGTATCGGATAAAGACACGCGTATTCTGGACGTGGCTGCTGGCTCCGGGTTATTGGTCGTCGAAGTAAAACTGCATTCTCTCTCCATTGCGATTACGTCTATCTAACTTGAAAAAATATGATAGGTCTCTCTGCAgtttattttctgtatttatgTTTCAATGATTTAGCTCAGGAAATTGGGTTTTGCCGGATTGTTTGATGGGTTAGACCCCGCTGTAGAGTGGGGGAAAACTGTTATTGAGAAGAAACTGTATGAAAACTATTACCACTACTTCATAAACCCCGATGAACCTTGCAGTCTAGCTGATGGTAGGTGAATGAGTCTCATTGAAATGAGTGGATTTTCTTGCTTTCGAACTAGGAACACGCGAGAATGTATATTTCCTATTTCTAGAATTGTACGACCACGTAACGTGCTGTGGTGGAATAATCCCGGGCCATATTCCCTTTAAAGGAATTCGTGAAATGTTGCGGCTATGTAAAAGAGGTAAACAAAAAGTGGGTGCTAAGACGAGAAAGATCATAATGCGTGAGGGCGTATTTAAAGTTTACTACATTTTTCTACTTTTCAGGTGGTTATGTGTTTATAGTTATGAAACATAGTTACATCCAGCCGGACGGCCAGTTCCCCGGATTTGATGTCTATTTGAAAAGTCTCGTTGATTCTGGTGTCTGTGATCTCGTAGAAAGATCCGTATTCGATCGATATCTTTTTGAAGATCTCGGAATTGTGTTTGTCCTGAAAAAGAAGTAAACATGTTATCCAATACATgtcaatttctatatttaggtGGAAATAATAACCCTCAGATTCGGTAGAACCTCTTGAATCAGAATAAAAGTGTACATGtgcatatatatgtatatgtgaaAATTTCGTATCTTGCATTTTCATCCTTCTGATCCTAATGATTTTCTTCGGCCTATGTGACCTAAATATTCTATTCTTTATGTCTTGCTTTACGTGGCAAAAAGCAAACGAAAACACGAACGCGTGTACTCTTAAACCGTACGAAGCACGATGAATGAAAACCCGTTCTATATACCAAAGCCGTTTAGACCTTTTCTTCGCTAGgaacatttttcataaatcgATTATATGAGAATTGTATTTATGTCAATACAGCAAGTTCTGTATAAGCATGTATTCCGATTCCGATTCCGGACCGGGTTAAGTCAAGCGTTGTTCGGTTGCAGTATTTCGAAGTATAACGGTAGACAGTTGGGTATTCTTCATTACCCCTCGGCTCTGTCCTTACAATACTTATCAATATCAACTAAAACCTAAGCTTACGTGAGAATCTTGCTTAACATATATTTATCCCGGGCAACCAGCTGGTGCAAAAAACCTGTGTCGAGGGTatacaatgaaataaatgcgACCCGGTTCACTTAATTGCTGCCTGTTCCTGCAGTAGTAAGAACCCCAGTTTTAGCGCTCTCTGGCTCGGTATAATCTCCA is a genomic window of Tubulanus polymorphus chromosome 5, tnTubPoly1.2, whole genome shotgun sequence containing:
- the LOC141906427 gene encoding methyltransferase-like protein 27; the encoded protein is MTAKPAPVESYLKLVAKTPSNEEVIDTYNNWTGTYDTELTPDKYRGPPTLAKTVVKYVSDKNTRILDVAAGSGLLVVELRKLGFVGLFDGLDPAVELAKKAIEKKLYEKYYHFFIKPDEPCSLADGSYDHITCCGAIIPGHIHYTGINEFLRLCKKGGYVFIAMKGGYIQPDGQFPGFDDHLKSLVDSGVCDVVERFNFENYFFTDAGVLLVLQKK
- the LOC141906428 gene encoding methyltransferase-like protein 27; amino-acid sequence: MDGKLGQIMKMVYDVESPTNADIINHYNNWTDTYEEEMGPKNYRGPSTLAKTIVEYVSDKDTRILDVAAGSGLLVVELRKLGFAGLFDGLDPAVEWGKTVIEKKLYENYYHYFINPDEPCSLADELYDHVTCCGGIIPGHIPFKGIREMLRLCKRGGYVFIVMKHSYIQPDGQFPGFDVYLKSLVDSGVCDLVERSVFDRYLFEDLGIVFVLKKK